In Microvirga lotononidis, a single genomic region encodes these proteins:
- the zwf gene encoding glucose-6-phosphate dehydrogenase, producing MYQHLTTLPLPERTPVPVCDLVIAGASGDLAMRKLFPALVQRISEGVIPEASRIVGIVRSGETEDGLKDGAATRLKEQGLKSPDIDSFLQRLSYVRADVSDSATMGDLNARLDDPGRVRAFYLATPPDLFIPAARALKGAGLLEHDSRLILEKPLGRNLSSARAINDAVAEVLPEGRTYRIDHYLGKETVQNLLVLRFANSLFERSWSQRDIDHVQITVAETVGLEKRADYYDRVGALRDMVQNHVLQLLCLFAMEPPNTLDADAVRDEKVRVLRALRPIEGRDVLRYTVRGQYMAGSIAGRPVPGYADELGRDSGTETFTALRCEIDTWRWGGVPIYLRTGKRMGARCSEIAVTFKSVPHSIFRDNPEPNRLVIRVQPDDGVQLQFMMKVPGSGRLKLVPRTLDLRYDTAFGGRTPDAYERLLTDVIRGDQTLFMRRDEVEAAWGFVDPIIEGWNEFYATPHRYAAGSFGPSQAVGMIERDGRSWAEPEVQG from the coding sequence ATGTATCAGCATTTGACGACGCTTCCTCTGCCTGAACGGACGCCCGTCCCCGTGTGCGATCTGGTGATTGCCGGCGCCAGCGGCGATTTGGCCATGCGCAAGCTCTTCCCGGCTCTCGTCCAGCGCATCTCCGAAGGGGTGATTCCCGAGGCGAGCCGCATCGTAGGCATCGTGCGCTCCGGGGAGACGGAGGACGGCCTGAAGGACGGCGCCGCCACGCGCCTCAAGGAGCAAGGCCTGAAGAGCCCCGACATCGACAGTTTCCTGCAGCGCCTCAGCTACGTGCGCGCCGATGTCTCGGATTCAGCCACCATGGGGGACCTGAACGCTCGCCTCGATGATCCAGGTCGCGTGCGCGCCTTCTATCTGGCCACTCCACCTGACTTGTTCATTCCGGCAGCCCGGGCACTCAAAGGCGCCGGGTTGCTCGAGCATGACAGCCGGTTAATCCTTGAGAAGCCATTGGGCCGTAATTTGTCTTCCGCCCGTGCAATCAATGATGCCGTCGCTGAAGTCTTGCCCGAGGGCCGGACCTATCGGATCGACCACTACCTGGGCAAGGAAACCGTCCAGAACCTCTTGGTCCTGCGCTTCGCCAACAGCCTGTTCGAGCGCTCCTGGTCGCAACGCGACATCGACCATGTCCAGATCACCGTGGCCGAGACGGTCGGACTAGAGAAACGGGCCGACTACTATGACCGCGTGGGGGCGTTGCGAGACATGGTGCAGAACCATGTTCTTCAGCTCCTGTGTCTCTTCGCCATGGAGCCGCCCAACACGCTCGACGCCGATGCCGTTCGAGACGAGAAGGTGAGGGTCCTGCGGGCGCTCCGGCCTATCGAAGGCCGCGACGTGCTCCGTTACACCGTGCGCGGGCAATACATGGCGGGCTCGATCGCGGGCCGGCCGGTGCCCGGCTATGCCGATGAACTCGGACGAGACAGCGGCACCGAAACCTTCACGGCCCTGCGCTGCGAGATCGACACCTGGCGCTGGGGTGGGGTCCCCATCTACCTGCGCACAGGCAAGCGCATGGGGGCGCGCTGCTCCGAGATCGCGGTCACGTTCAAGAGCGTGCCGCACTCGATCTTCCGCGACAATCCCGAACCCAACCGGCTCGTCATCCGCGTTCAACCGGACGACGGTGTGCAACTGCAATTCATGATGAAGGTCCCAGGCAGCGGGCGCCTCAAGCTGGTGCCCCGCACGCTCGACCTGCGTTACGACACCGCCTTTGGCGGGCGCACGCCCGATGCATACGAGCGTCTTCTGACCGACGTTATCCGGGGGGACCAAACCCTGTTCATGCGCCGCGACGAGGTCGAGGCAGCTTGGGGCTTCGTGGATCCCATCATCGAGGGATGGAACGAGTTCTACGCGACACCGCACCGCTATGCAGCCGGATCGTTCGGACCGTCGCAGGCGGTGGGCATGATCGAGCGCGATGGGCGTAGTTGGGCCGAGCCGGAGGTACAAGGGTGA
- a CDS encoding 6-phosphogluconolactonase, which yields MIEAAVDFIRAPGLRRVSQLLADDVTRILRQAIGGRGRAFLAVPGGTTPREFLTLLGQRNLPWESIAVIPTDERDVPPDDPRSNEHMIRQCLPLTSGSLVPLRAVGASLEASATALSTQISAMGPLDVLVIGMGADAHIASLFPGDRRLDRAGRATSPVVLASRPADLEPRLSLGPAPLMAARWKALLISGQDKLAALNRAFVSNDPVTAPVRLLFEDGIPPRVYYTE from the coding sequence GTGATCGAGGCGGCGGTCGATTTCATCCGCGCGCCTGGCCTGCGGCGGGTTTCGCAGCTTCTGGCGGACGACGTGACTCGCATCCTGCGGCAGGCGATCGGCGGTCGAGGTCGGGCGTTCCTCGCCGTTCCCGGTGGAACAACACCGCGGGAGTTCCTGACATTGCTGGGACAGCGCAATCTGCCGTGGGAGAGCATTGCCGTGATCCCAACGGACGAGCGGGACGTTCCACCGGACGATCCCCGCTCCAACGAGCACATGATACGGCAGTGCCTGCCCTTGACTTCGGGAAGCCTGGTGCCGCTCCGTGCGGTCGGCGCGTCCCTCGAAGCGAGCGCCACGGCCTTGTCGACGCAAATTAGTGCCATGGGCCCCCTCGACGTCCTGGTCATCGGCATGGGAGCGGATGCCCACATTGCCTCGCTCTTTCCAGGCGACCGGAGACTCGACCGAGCCGGGCGAGCAACGTCTCCGGTGGTGCTCGCTTCCCGTCCAGCCGATTTGGAGCCGAGATTGTCCCTCGGGCCAGCTCCCCTAATGGCGGCGCGATGGAAGGCGCTGTTGATCTCTGGTCAGGACAAGCTGGCGGCACTGAATCGGGCGTTCGTGTCGAATGATCCGGTTACCGCACCAGTCCGCCTCCTGTTCGAGGACGGTATTCCACCCCGCGTCTATTATACTGAATGA
- the edd gene encoding phosphogluconate dehydratase has protein sequence MRSFAPTVQVLEDVAARITLRSRELRREYLARIEEVRRSHPPRRKLSCGNLAHAAAACSAHEKMPVATGSAPNLGIVTAYNDMLSAHQPFAAYPDLIKEAASGLGATAQVAGGVPAMCDGVTQGQPGMELSLFSRDVIAMSAAISLSHNVFDAALMLGVCDKIVPGLVMGALSFGHLPTIFVPAGPMPTGLSNDEKTRVRQAYATGEVGRDALLASEMKSYHAPGTCTFYGTANSNQMMMEIMGLHVPGSAFVPPGTPLREALTREAVRLSVEAARAPEGVRGIGERLGPKAFVNAIVGLHATGGSTNHLLHLVAMARAAGLVITWEDFSDLATVVPLLTRIYPNGPADVNQFHAAGGIAFVIRELLRGGLLFRDIETVAGNDLAVYAREPWLDDGRLAYRDVTDESPEPSILRPIDEPFQVTGGLALISGNLGRAVVKTSAVQPERRSLTAPARVFESQEEFLDAFKANQFDNDTVVVVRQQGPKANGMPELHGLMPALSVLESRGIRVALLTDGRLSGASGKILSALHVTPEAQSGGVIGLIRNGDVITIDASAGRLEVAADTETLATRLPVRSNAAGGLSLGRDLFSTFRVTVGPADLGAASLWSDAA, from the coding sequence ATGAGGTCGTTTGCGCCCACCGTACAAGTCCTTGAGGACGTCGCTGCCCGCATCACCCTTCGCTCGCGCGAACTCCGGCGCGAGTACCTCGCGCGGATCGAAGAGGTTCGCCGCAGCCATCCACCCCGGCGCAAACTCTCCTGCGGAAATCTTGCTCATGCGGCGGCAGCCTGCTCGGCTCACGAGAAGATGCCGGTTGCCACGGGCAGTGCGCCGAACCTAGGCATCGTCACCGCCTATAACGACATGCTCTCGGCGCATCAGCCCTTCGCTGCCTATCCAGACCTGATTAAGGAGGCGGCGAGCGGGCTCGGTGCCACTGCCCAGGTGGCCGGCGGCGTGCCTGCCATGTGCGACGGCGTCACCCAAGGCCAGCCGGGCATGGAACTGTCCCTCTTCTCTCGCGACGTGATTGCGATGTCAGCGGCGATCTCGCTCTCGCACAACGTGTTCGATGCCGCGCTCATGCTCGGCGTCTGCGACAAAATCGTGCCGGGCCTCGTCATGGGAGCGCTCTCCTTCGGTCATCTGCCGACGATTTTCGTGCCGGCGGGCCCCATGCCGACGGGGCTCTCGAACGACGAGAAGACGCGCGTGCGCCAGGCCTATGCCACCGGTGAAGTCGGGCGCGATGCGCTGCTCGCCTCGGAGATGAAGAGCTATCACGCGCCCGGGACCTGTACGTTCTACGGCACGGCCAACTCGAACCAGATGATGATGGAGATCATGGGCTTGCACGTGCCCGGATCGGCCTTCGTCCCACCCGGAACGCCACTGCGCGAGGCGCTCACCCGCGAAGCCGTGCGCCTGTCCGTGGAGGCGGCTCGGGCGCCCGAGGGCGTGCGCGGCATCGGTGAGCGTCTGGGTCCGAAAGCGTTCGTAAACGCCATTGTGGGCCTGCACGCCACCGGCGGTTCCACGAACCACCTGCTTCATCTCGTGGCTATGGCGCGCGCAGCCGGGCTCGTGATCACCTGGGAGGACTTCTCCGATCTCGCGACGGTTGTGCCACTCCTCACCCGGATCTACCCCAATGGTCCGGCGGACGTGAACCAGTTCCACGCGGCCGGCGGCATCGCCTTCGTGATCCGCGAATTGCTGCGCGGCGGGCTTCTGTTCCGCGATATCGAGACCGTGGCCGGCAATGACCTTGCGGTCTATGCCCGCGAGCCTTGGCTCGACGATGGTCGGCTCGCCTATAGGGATGTGACGGATGAGTCGCCCGAGCCGTCGATCCTGCGACCTATCGACGAGCCGTTTCAGGTCACAGGGGGGCTGGCTCTCATCTCTGGCAATCTCGGTCGGGCAGTGGTCAAGACCTCCGCAGTGCAGCCGGAGCGGCGGTCGCTGACGGCGCCTGCGCGCGTCTTCGAGAGCCAGGAGGAGTTCCTCGACGCGTTCAAAGCCAACCAGTTCGACAATGATACCGTCGTGGTGGTGCGCCAGCAGGGCCCGAAGGCAAATGGTATGCCGGAACTCCATGGGCTCATGCCTGCCTTGAGCGTGCTGGAAAGCCGCGGCATCCGAGTGGCGCTGCTGACGGACGGCCGTCTATCGGGTGCATCAGGCAAGATCCTGAGCGCGCTCCACGTGACGCCGGAGGCGCAGAGCGGTGGCGTGATCGGCCTGATCCGCAATGGAGACGTGATCACCATCGACGCCTCGGCAGGCCGCCTCGAGGTGGCGGCGGATACAGAGACATTGGCCACGCGCCTGCCGGTGCGCTCAAACGCGGCGGGCGGGCTGTCGCTGGGGCGCGATCTGTTCTCGACGTTCCGCGTAACGGTCGGCCCGGCCGACCTCGGCGCCGCCAGCCTGTGGTCGGACGCCGCTTGA
- a CDS encoding bifunctional 4-hydroxy-2-oxoglutarate aldolase/2-dehydro-3-deoxy-phosphogluconate aldolase — translation MSKAGPLATILSQAPVIPVIQIEDVANAVPLARALLAGGVRVLEVTLRTEAAFEAIRRIQAEVPEAIVGAGTVLTPDQLDAVANLEAAFAVSPGATPALLDAAAGSPVPLLPGTTTASDVMAVLERGYTHMKLFPAEAVGGAALLSSLAAPLPTARFCPTGGIDQEKAKRYLALPNVVCVGGSWLTPRDAIRQSDWNRITELARTTLSLREQNPQ, via the coding sequence ATGTCGAAGGCCGGTCCGCTTGCAACAATCCTGAGCCAGGCGCCTGTAATTCCGGTGATCCAGATCGAGGACGTCGCCAATGCCGTGCCGCTCGCCAGAGCCCTTTTGGCCGGTGGCGTGCGGGTGCTGGAGGTGACGCTCCGAACCGAGGCTGCCTTTGAAGCCATCCGCCGCATCCAGGCCGAGGTGCCGGAAGCCATCGTGGGCGCGGGAACCGTGCTGACTCCGGACCAACTGGATGCGGTTGCGAATCTCGAGGCCGCCTTTGCGGTCAGCCCGGGAGCCACACCGGCTCTCCTCGACGCAGCAGCGGGCTCACCCGTGCCGCTGCTGCCGGGGACAACCACCGCCAGCGACGTCATGGCGGTCCTGGAGCGCGGCTACACCCACATGAAGCTGTTTCCAGCGGAGGCCGTGGGTGGTGCGGCCCTGTTGAGCTCCCTGGCTGCGCCGCTGCCGACCGCCCGCTTTTGTCCGACCGGTGGGATCGATCAAGAAAAAGCCAAGCGCTATCTTGCCTTGCCGAATGTGGTCTGCGTGGGCGGATCGTGGCTGACGCCGCGTGACGCCATCCGTCAGAGTGACTGGAACCGGATCACCGAGTTGGCTAGGACGACACTGAGCCTCAGAGAGCAGAATCCACAGTGA
- a CDS encoding SIS domain-containing protein, which produces MDQSPLGLLAQLEAARNNLSRSEARVADYVLSAPQSVLELSIEALSTAAGVSEPTVARFCKSVGFSGWKDFKIQMARSLGGGIPIVHQDVRADDPIGVAAAKVVDRSVSALIALRDRLDSGILKSAVGILTRAARIEFYGQGSSGIVALDAQHKFFRLGIPTVAYSDPHVHAMSAALLGPSDVVVAISAGGRTLDLIRSVEIARAAGAQVIGITTGGSPLTRHCGVTLSTDVHDDETMYASMTSRLTHLAIIDILAVLVALERGPEQIRSLERGKKSVREKRSAT; this is translated from the coding sequence ATGGATCAAAGCCCTCTTGGCCTTCTTGCTCAGCTCGAGGCTGCCCGCAACAACCTGAGCCGGTCGGAAGCTCGCGTCGCCGACTACGTATTGAGCGCTCCGCAGAGCGTGCTGGAGCTCTCGATCGAGGCTCTGAGCACAGCTGCCGGGGTTAGCGAGCCGACGGTGGCGCGGTTTTGCAAGTCGGTTGGGTTTTCTGGGTGGAAAGACTTCAAGATCCAGATGGCGCGCAGCCTGGGCGGAGGCATACCTATTGTTCATCAGGACGTCAGGGCCGATGACCCGATCGGGGTCGCCGCCGCGAAGGTCGTAGACCGGTCTGTCAGTGCCCTGATCGCCCTGCGCGATCGCCTCGACAGTGGCATCCTGAAATCCGCGGTCGGCATCCTGACCCGCGCGGCTCGCATCGAATTCTATGGTCAGGGCAGTTCGGGAATTGTAGCGCTTGACGCCCAGCATAAGTTTTTTCGGCTCGGGATCCCGACCGTCGCATATTCGGATCCCCATGTTCATGCCATGTCGGCCGCGCTCCTGGGTCCTTCGGACGTGGTTGTCGCCATTTCGGCGGGAGGGCGAACGCTCGACCTTATCAGGTCGGTCGAGATTGCACGTGCGGCGGGCGCTCAGGTCATCGGTATCACAACCGGCGGGTCGCCTCTGACGCGCCATTGCGGTGTAACCTTGTCCACCGACGTTCACGACGACGAGACGATGTACGCATCGATGACCTCCCGCCTGACCCATCTGGCTATCATTGACATCCTGGCTGTGCTGGTGGCCCTCGAGCGGGGGCCGGAGCAAATCCGGTCGCTCGAGCGAGGCAAGAAGAGCGTGCGGGAAAAGCGCTCCGCCACCTAA
- the pgi gene encoding glucose-6-phosphate isomerase, translating to MTALTASPAWQALKAHSRSTGRHHLRELFAREPERFSRFSLRLGDLLLDYSKHRITAETMELLLELARSADVEGWRDRMFTGSKINATEKRAVLHVALRNRSGRPILVDGSDVMPSIDAVLAKMHLFSEQVRNGAWRGSTGETITDVVNIGIGGSDLGPVMVCEALKPYQRPDLRPYFVSNVDGAHLTHTLAGLNPARTLFIVASKTFTTQETMTNAASARGWLTEALGEDAVAKHFVAVSTNAPEVARFGIDPANMFEFWDWVGGRYSLWSAVGLPIVLAVGFERFRELLEGAHEMDEHFQSAPLNQNMPVIMGLLGVWYRNFLGASTLALLPYDQHLSRFAAYFQQGDMESNGKSVRRDGNRVDYATGPVIWGEPGTNGQHAFFQLLHQGTELIPADFLAAVESQTPLSDHHDKLLANFLAQTEALAFGKAKDEVRDELAKEGLSEEALRTLMPHKVFEGNRPTTSLLYRKLTPHRLGSLIALYEHKIFVQGIIWEINSYDQWGVELGKELASRILPELQTDATVLDHDSSTNGLIKYVKWLRQGHSL from the coding sequence ATGACGGCACTGACCGCGTCACCGGCTTGGCAAGCGCTCAAGGCGCATTCCAGAAGTACTGGACGGCACCACCTGCGTGAGCTGTTTGCCCGGGAGCCGGAACGCTTCAGCCGTTTTTCGCTTCGCCTCGGCGATCTTCTGCTCGATTACTCCAAGCATCGGATCACAGCCGAGACAATGGAGCTCCTGCTCGAACTGGCCCGATCCGCGGATGTAGAGGGCTGGCGTGACCGGATGTTCACAGGTAGCAAAATCAATGCCACCGAGAAGCGCGCTGTTCTGCATGTGGCCCTGCGCAATCGCTCCGGCCGTCCGATCCTCGTCGACGGCTCCGATGTCATGCCAAGCATTGACGCTGTACTGGCGAAGATGCACCTCTTTTCGGAGCAGGTCAGAAACGGTGCCTGGCGCGGCTCCACAGGCGAGACAATCACAGATGTAGTCAACATCGGCATCGGGGGATCCGACCTTGGGCCGGTCATGGTCTGCGAAGCCCTGAAGCCGTATCAGCGGCCGGACCTGCGGCCGTACTTCGTCTCCAATGTGGATGGTGCACATCTCACTCACACTCTCGCGGGCCTTAATCCAGCCCGCACCCTCTTCATTGTCGCCTCTAAAACTTTCACGACCCAGGAGACGATGACCAACGCTGCGAGTGCGCGGGGCTGGCTGACCGAAGCCCTCGGTGAGGACGCGGTGGCCAAGCACTTCGTGGCGGTCTCGACCAATGCTCCCGAGGTGGCACGGTTTGGCATTGACCCGGCCAACATGTTCGAGTTCTGGGACTGGGTCGGTGGCCGCTATAGCTTGTGGTCTGCGGTCGGCCTGCCGATCGTGCTCGCCGTTGGGTTTGAACGCTTTCGTGAGCTGCTCGAAGGCGCCCACGAGATGGATGAGCATTTCCAGAGCGCTCCGCTCAACCAGAACATGCCTGTTATCATGGGTCTCCTTGGGGTCTGGTACCGCAACTTCCTGGGTGCCTCGACCCTGGCCCTGCTCCCGTACGATCAGCATTTGAGCCGGTTTGCTGCCTACTTCCAGCAGGGTGACATGGAGAGCAACGGCAAGTCCGTGCGCCGTGACGGCAACCGGGTAGATTATGCCACAGGCCCGGTAATCTGGGGCGAGCCGGGCACCAACGGACAACACGCGTTCTTTCAGCTTCTGCACCAAGGCACGGAGCTAATCCCGGCGGATTTTCTGGCCGCGGTCGAGAGCCAAACGCCGCTGAGCGACCACCATGACAAACTGCTAGCCAATTTTCTGGCGCAGACGGAGGCTCTCGCCTTCGGCAAGGCCAAGGATGAGGTGAGGGACGAACTCGCGAAGGAAGGGTTGTCGGAGGAAGCCCTTAGGACACTCATGCCCCACAAGGTTTTTGAAGGGAACCGGCCGACGACGTCGCTGCTGTATCGGAAGCTCACACCGCATCGGCTTGGCTCTTTGATTGCTCTCTATGAACACAAGATCTTCGTCCAGGGCATCATCTGGGAGATCAACAGTTACGACCAGTGGGGAGTCGAGCTCGGCAAGGAGCTGGCTTCACGAATCCTGCCGGAGCTTCAAACCGATGCGACGGTGCTAGATCACGACAGCTCGACAAACGGTCTGATCAAGTACGTGAAATGGCTGCGGCAAGGGCACTCCCTTTAG
- a CDS encoding HAD family hydrolase → MRTQTTSARAVLWGIDGTLLLSESINFRVLRLALYTEGVEASNEFHQEIVGQSATVVYKKCRQSFGISVSLNEWRRLKYSYCTAHAAEIAARPGALGPVCTTFFAPASVLSH, encoded by the coding sequence ATGCGGACGCAGACAACATCGGCTCGGGCTGTCCTGTGGGGCATCGATGGCACTCTGCTATTGAGTGAATCTATAAACTTTCGCGTTCTGCGTCTTGCCCTGTATACAGAAGGCGTCGAGGCGTCCAATGAGTTTCATCAAGAGATCGTTGGCCAGTCGGCTACGGTCGTATACAAGAAATGCCGCCAGAGTTTCGGCATTTCCGTGAGTTTGAATGAATGGCGCCGGCTGAAATACAGCTATTGCACCGCCCATGCGGCGGAAATCGCGGCACGGCCCGGTGCACTGGGGCCGGTTTGTACCACATTTTTTGCGCCTGCATCCGTCTTGTCCCATTGA
- a CDS encoding peroxiredoxin — MIGIGQKLPAFSVTGVKPKFNVHAENGESAFETITEASFPGKWKVIFFYPKDFTFVCPTEIAEFARLSSEFADRDAVVLGGSTDNEFVKLAWRRDHKDLDRLAIWQFADTNGSLVDGLGVRSPDGVAYRYTFVVDPDNTIQHVYATNLNVGRNPKDTLRVLDALQTDELCPCNREVGGDTLKAA, encoded by the coding sequence ATGATTGGTATTGGACAGAAGCTGCCCGCGTTCTCGGTGACCGGCGTGAAGCCGAAGTTCAACGTTCATGCTGAAAACGGCGAGAGTGCTTTCGAGACGATCACCGAAGCAAGCTTCCCCGGAAAGTGGAAAGTCATCTTCTTCTATCCGAAGGACTTCACGTTCGTATGCCCCACCGAGATCGCCGAGTTCGCTCGCCTGTCGAGCGAATTCGCTGATCGCGATGCCGTTGTCCTCGGCGGCTCCACCGACAACGAGTTCGTCAAGCTCGCCTGGCGTCGTGACCACAAGGACCTCGATCGGCTTGCCATTTGGCAGTTCGCCGACACCAACGGCTCGCTGGTCGACGGCCTGGGCGTGCGCTCGCCGGACGGAGTGGCTTATCGCTACACCTTCGTCGTGGATCCGGACAACACGATCCAGCACGTCTATGCGACCAATCTAAACGTGGGCCGCAATCCCAAGGACACCCTGCGCGTCCTCGACGCCTTGCAGACCGATGAGCTCTGCCCGTGCAACCGCGAGGTCGGCGGTGACACGCTGAAAGCCGCCTGA
- a CDS encoding carboxymuconolactone decarboxylase family protein, which yields MSIESLKEKLPAFAKDVRLNLSSLASDETMSDQRKYGLLIACGLATRNPVVASALEVEARARLSSEALDAARAAASIMAMNNVYYRFVHLASNKEYGSMPARLRMNVIANPGVDKIDFELWSLAVSAINGCGLCIDSHEKVLREAGVGAAEVHTAVRFAAVIQSAAVALEAAGLSRLVAA from the coding sequence ATGTCCATCGAGAGCCTCAAGGAAAAACTGCCGGCATTCGCGAAAGACGTGCGTCTGAACCTGTCTTCGCTAGCGTCCGACGAGACGATGTCGGACCAGCGGAAGTACGGTCTCCTCATTGCCTGCGGGCTTGCGACCCGCAACCCGGTCGTCGCAAGTGCATTGGAAGTGGAGGCGAGAGCCCGCCTTTCGTCCGAGGCGCTCGATGCGGCGCGCGCCGCTGCATCGATCATGGCGATGAACAATGTCTATTATCGTTTCGTGCATCTGGCCTCGAACAAGGAATACGGTTCGATGCCGGCGCGGTTGCGGATGAATGTCATCGCCAATCCCGGCGTCGACAAGATCGATTTCGAGCTTTGGTCGCTTGCTGTCTCGGCCATTAATGGCTGCGGCCTGTGCATAGACAGCCACGAGAAGGTCTTGCGAGAAGCCGGCGTCGGTGCGGCCGAGGTCCACACAGCCGTTCGCTTCGCAGCCGTTATCCAGTCAGCTGCAGTTGCCCTGGAAGCTGCAGGGCTATCGCGTCTGGTCGCAGCGTAG
- the argH gene encoding argininosuccinate lyase, with amino-acid sequence MQNFHVSAGDRPEARLDSLPAKELLSFFEAPHLEREKRQFQYFIRVDLAHTVMLGEREILTGAQTRSILETLKEIETVGPEGIPMDPTHGSLLFQIERYLISRVGEHTGGRMHIGRSRLDQGPTARRLYKRSELLLVMDGIGKLRANLLDLAGKHHETIMPGYTCLQHAHPGVFGQYLLGFCNKLGDDFDRLAASYGRLNLNPLGGAGLSGTSWPIDRSRTTELLGFDGLVKNSRLAREAYYAAEVASSLSFLMSTLNDLATDLHLWSSYEFGFIETADELCGTSSIFPQKKNPTALEAVKFAAGEAVTWLSTALATFRAEGTGDVVMRELPLLDRAFVAASGSLALMSAVIQTLRVDEARMKRLAAANWSTATDLADEIVRRRDISFREAHNIVARLVRIATMTNLQPADLTGSLLDEAADELKLRPPRLDDETVFRAFDVDTFVRSRVSTGSVHPGQVSALQEDEANSLLAGNAWLDDRRKKLAEAEHELKRSVNRFIAAA; translated from the coding sequence ATGCAGAACTTTCACGTTTCCGCGGGAGACCGCCCAGAGGCACGCCTCGACTCCTTGCCCGCGAAGGAGCTGCTGTCCTTCTTTGAGGCCCCTCATCTTGAGCGGGAAAAGCGCCAGTTTCAGTATTTCATCAGGGTCGACCTCGCTCATACGGTCATGCTAGGCGAGCGGGAGATCCTGACAGGCGCTCAGACCCGCAGCATCCTAGAGACCTTAAAGGAGATCGAAACTGTCGGTCCGGAGGGAATCCCGATGGATCCTACGCATGGTAGTTTGTTGTTTCAGATCGAGCGTTACCTGATCTCGCGGGTCGGCGAGCATACCGGGGGACGGATGCACATCGGCCGGAGCAGATTGGATCAGGGCCCGACGGCCCGGCGTCTGTACAAGCGTTCGGAGCTCCTCCTGGTGATGGACGGTATTGGCAAGCTCCGGGCCAATCTGCTGGACTTGGCTGGCAAGCACCATGAAACCATCATGCCGGGATATACCTGTCTCCAGCATGCTCATCCCGGAGTCTTCGGGCAATATCTCCTCGGTTTCTGCAACAAGCTCGGGGACGATTTCGACAGATTGGCGGCCTCGTACGGACGCTTGAACCTCAATCCTCTCGGCGGTGCAGGCCTATCGGGGACCTCCTGGCCGATCGATCGCAGCCGGACGACCGAACTTCTCGGGTTCGACGGTTTGGTCAAGAATTCCAGGCTGGCGCGCGAGGCCTATTATGCGGCCGAAGTTGCTTCGAGTCTCTCGTTCCTGATGTCGACCCTCAACGATCTGGCAACCGATCTCCACCTCTGGTCCAGCTATGAGTTCGGCTTCATCGAAACCGCGGATGAATTATGCGGCACGAGCAGCATTTTTCCCCAGAAGAAGAACCCCACAGCCCTTGAGGCGGTGAAGTTTGCGGCCGGAGAAGCCGTGACTTGGCTTTCCACGGCGCTCGCCACTTTCCGGGCAGAGGGCACGGGCGATGTCGTGATGCGCGAGCTTCCTCTCCTGGATCGGGCATTCGTCGCCGCCTCGGGATCTCTGGCACTGATGTCGGCTGTGATCCAGACGCTTCGTGTCGATGAAGCTCGCATGAAGCGGTTGGCGGCCGCAAATTGGTCGACAGCTACCGACCTGGCTGATGAGATTGTCAGGCGGCGCGATATTTCCTTCCGCGAGGCGCACAACATCGTTGCTCGGCTCGTTCGGATAGCAACGATGACAAACCTTCAACCGGCCGATCTCACGGGCTCCTTGCTGGACGAAGCTGCCGATGAACTGAAGTTGCGGCCGCCGAGACTCGATGACGAAACTGTCTTTCGCGCGTTCGACGTAGATACCTTCGTACGAAGCCGTGTTTCGACCGGGAGCGTCCACCCGGGCCAAGTTTCGGCTCTGCAAGAGGACGAGGCTAACTCTCTGCTTGCCGGAAATGCCTGGCTAGATGACAGGCGCAAGAAACTTGCTGAAGCCGAGCATGAGCTGAAACGCTCAGTCAATCGTTTCATCGCCGCTGCGTGA